A genome region from Astyanax mexicanus isolate ESR-SI-001 unplaced genomic scaffold, AstMex3_surface scaffold_45, whole genome shotgun sequence includes the following:
- the LOC125795239 gene encoding uncharacterized protein LOC125795239: MMTGYLSSKGICASEVRVGHMLRTVNQPYHTDRCHGAKNLNPMPYNAEYMGHKLHMDQNEKLVMFGVTHVLAIDGYSSKIVGHSTMPVKNNLLIYQDVYRNSVLQHGIWDQIRVDHGREFFLTLFIQEKLAGLRFNTDRQAYIQSHSTQNHTIERIWPEVNQRVNYPLKGALLHLVDQEEIDMEDNLTKHYMSSLTCSAAQVGVDRVVKSWNAHRIPGKGIPNLLAQGGCPKKVSPDLLPDATEAANQYDQEVGASLTRLSTFGRNPFHCPEDQEAAEREFSLQCHDIALLFENAVNYQPVQFQNDVKLLVDIVRKYV; encoded by the exons ATGATGACTGGGTATTTGTCATCAAAGGGAATCTGTGCATCAGAAGTTCGTGTGGGACATATGCTCAGGACTGTTAATCAGCCTTATCATACAGATCGGTGCCAT GGGGCCAAGAACCTGAATCCAATGCCTTACAATGCAGAGTACATGGGTCACAAACTACACATGGACCAAAATGAGAAATTGGTCATGTTTGGTGTGACTCATGTGCTTGCTATAGATGGCTATTCCAGCAAAATTGTTGGACATTCCACCATGCCAGTTAAGAATAACCTGCTCATATATCAGGATGTGTACAG AAATTCTGTTTTACAACATGGCATTTGGGATCAAATCAGGGTGGATCATGGAAGAGAGTTTTTCTTGACTCTCTTTATTCAGGAGAAATTGGCAGGCCTTCGGTTTAATACAGACAGACAGGCCTACATTCAATCACATTCAACACAG AATCACACGATAGAAAGAATCTGGCCAGAGGTGAACCAAAGAGTTAATTATCCACTGAAAGGGGCATTACTTCATTTAGTTGACCAGGAAGAGATCGACATGGAAGACAACTTGACCAAACACTATATGTCTTCCCTGACATGTTCGGCAGCTCAAGTTGGCGTTGACAGAGTAGTGAAGTCATGGAATGCACACAGGATTCCAG GCAAAGGCATACCTAATCTGCTGGCTCAAGGGGGATGCCCTAAAAAGGTTTCTCCAGATCTTCTACCAGATGCAACAGAAGCTgcaaaccagtatgaccaagaaGTGGGAGCCTCTTTGACAAGACTTTCGACCTTTGGAAGAAATCCATTTCATTGTCCAGAGGATCAGGAAGCAGCCGAAAGAGAGTTTTCACTGCAGTGCCATGACATTGCCTTGTTGTTtgaaaatgctgtaaattaccaGCCTGTACAGTTTCAAAATGATGTAAAGCTTCTTGTTGACATAGTCAGAAAATATGTCTAG